One window from the genome of Candidatus Bathyarchaeia archaeon encodes:
- a CDS encoding nitrite/sulfite reductase codes for MKSLISYEIERFISRYSIGRDEPKSERGSSHFLRIKVPGGRLTSKQLLGIAELAQKYGRARGEVTDRQDIQLHWIEAEDALEIFHRMDELGFTTDMCGQGFSGPRYGDVRNIVCCPVSGIEEGELIDVYPIVKKLTNFFTGNRDFLDLPRKFKIAISGCGSDCTRIKINDLGLIAVEKDGEAGFTMMVGGSVGASLPGPILAEPMFKFIKLEDLFDIVVATVETFRDYGSRESKAKARFKWLIKEWGVKKFLSILEKKAGRKLEEYKGPLFIKEKDHSGIQPQKQEGHYYVHIPLIGGLLAAHDMINLAELAEEYGSGELRLTPQQNILVPNIKDVESATRMLKRCGFKLEGADLRWGSIGCASDFCGKTKPPHAKEVVKSVVEHLETCFDHIVLSVAAIRVHVSGCPNDCCAAKTAVVGFQGRPTKEGVELKQHYSLLLGGEPWKNKLSRLVVEKASLEELKNGLEALLKKYVELRHGRETLAEFCNRHTIEELKSYLEGF; via the coding sequence ATGAAGTCTCTAATCTCCTATGAAATAGAACGGTTCATAAGCCGATACTCGATTGGAAGAGATGAGCCCAAGAGCGAAAGAGGATCATCGCACTTTCTCCGCATAAAGGTTCCAGGGGGAAGACTAACCTCTAAGCAACTTTTGGGAATCGCTGAGCTGGCTCAGAAATATGGGAGGGCTAGAGGAGAGGTAACTGACAGACAGGATATTCAACTCCACTGGATCGAAGCTGAAGACGCTCTAGAAATCTTTCATAGAATGGATGAGTTAGGCTTCACCACCGACATGTGCGGTCAAGGTTTCAGCGGACCTAGATATGGAGATGTAAGGAACATTGTATGTTGCCCGGTGTCTGGAATCGAAGAAGGCGAGCTAATAGACGTCTATCCAATTGTGAAAAAGTTAACCAACTTCTTTACCGGAAACCGAGACTTCCTAGATTTGCCTAGAAAATTCAAGATCGCCATCTCTGGTTGCGGATCAGATTGTACAAGGATTAAAATCAACGACCTCGGGTTAATCGCCGTAGAAAAAGATGGGGAAGCGGGGTTTACAATGATGGTGGGGGGAAGCGTAGGAGCCTCCCTCCCCGGACCCATACTGGCGGAGCCTATGTTCAAATTCATCAAACTGGAAGATCTCTTTGACATCGTAGTGGCGACCGTGGAAACGTTTAGGGACTATGGAAGCCGGGAAAGCAAGGCTAAAGCTAGGTTTAAATGGCTCATCAAAGAATGGGGTGTTAAAAAATTTCTATCCATTTTAGAGAAAAAGGCCGGTAGAAAGCTAGAGGAATATAAAGGGCCCCTCTTTATAAAGGAGAAAGATCACAGTGGAATACAGCCGCAAAAGCAGGAAGGACATTACTACGTTCACATCCCATTGATCGGTGGATTACTCGCCGCTCACGACATGATTAACCTCGCTGAACTCGCGGAAGAGTATGGGAGCGGGGAGCTAAGGCTCACACCTCAACAGAATATCCTAGTTCCGAACATAAAGGATGTGGAAAGCGCTACGAGAATGTTGAAGCGATGCGGCTTCAAACTCGAAGGCGCCGATCTCAGATGGGGGAGCATTGGATGTGCCTCCGATTTTTGCGGTAAAACCAAGCCACCTCACGCCAAGGAGGTGGTGAAAAGCGTAGTGGAACACCTTGAAACTTGTTTCGACCATATTGTATTGAGCGTCGCGGCAATTAGGGTTCATGTCAGCGGATGCCCAAACGACTGCTGCGCCGCTAAGACAGCTGTTGTAGGGTTTCAGGGCAGGCCGACTAAGGAGGGGGTTGAATTAAAGCAACACTACAGTCTTCTTCTCGGAGGGGAGCCTTGGAAAAACAAACTATCCAGGCTAGTCGTCGAAAAAGCTTCGCTGGAAGAGCTGAAAAATGGACTTGAAGCTTTATTAAAAAAATACGTAGAGTTAAGGCATGGGCGTGAAACTTTGGCTGAGTTCTGTAACAGGCATACTATAGAGGAGTTAAAATCATATCTGGAGGGTTTTTAA
- the sat gene encoding sulfate adenylyltransferase: MSLRRRGDGTTSEPYGGKLVSRVMDDREKLKLLGELDELPILEVDKRAALDVEKIAVGAYSPLDGFMVEDEYLSVLYKERLLNGLPWTIPIMLTPRFANSVKNVETGEDIILCFQRRPIGVLRLEEKYTYDKRILAKQVYGVHDPHHPDIEKLQASGEIALGGKVKLINPTLEAFRELTPKEARGEFNMRGWSTIAAYQTRNPPHWAHEYIQRCAMEIVDGLFIHPVIGELKRGDFPPEAIIQGYMPLIEHHYPKNRVLLSPLSISMRYAGPKAAVFLAIIRKNYGCTHFIVGRDIAGVENFYEPYAAHEKLKELDIGIEPILFKESFYCKRCRMMATEKTCGHRMEDRLEISMTMIRDMISRGVTPPEEVMRPEVAEILLHFRSELSRPREIEDDRDTPSSQTNHGAVV, from the coding sequence ATAAGCCTTAGAAGGAGGGGAGATGGGACGACATCGGAGCCATACGGCGGGAAATTGGTCTCTAGGGTTATGGACGATAGGGAAAAGTTAAAATTGTTAGGGGAGCTCGATGAGCTTCCAATACTGGAGGTAGATAAAAGAGCAGCGTTGGACGTCGAGAAAATCGCTGTGGGAGCTTACAGTCCTTTAGATGGGTTCATGGTTGAAGATGAGTACCTGAGCGTGTTGTATAAAGAGAGGTTGTTAAACGGCCTACCCTGGACGATCCCCATAATGCTCACTCCAAGATTCGCCAACTCGGTGAAGAATGTAGAGACAGGAGAAGACATAATACTGTGTTTTCAAAGAAGGCCAATTGGTGTTCTACGCTTAGAAGAGAAATACACCTACGATAAAAGGATACTTGCTAAGCAAGTTTACGGTGTGCATGATCCCCATCATCCAGACATAGAGAAACTTCAAGCCTCAGGAGAAATAGCTCTAGGAGGTAAGGTGAAGTTAATTAACCCAACGCTTGAAGCGTTTCGAGAGTTAACGCCAAAGGAGGCGCGCGGCGAATTTAATATGAGAGGGTGGTCCACAATCGCCGCCTATCAAACTAGGAATCCTCCTCACTGGGCTCATGAATATATTCAAAGATGTGCGATGGAAATCGTGGACGGCCTTTTTATTCACCCCGTCATCGGAGAGTTGAAACGTGGAGATTTCCCACCTGAAGCCATAATTCAAGGCTACATGCCCTTAATCGAACATCACTATCCGAAAAATCGGGTTCTTCTTTCCCCACTCTCAATTTCCATGAGATACGCTGGACCTAAAGCGGCTGTGTTCTTGGCGATCATAAGAAAAAATTATGGATGCACCCATTTCATCGTGGGTAGGGACATCGCCGGTGTTGAAAACTTCTATGAACCATACGCCGCCCATGAAAAGCTTAAAGAATTGGACATTGGCATAGAGCCAATTCTCTTCAAGGAATCATTTTACTGTAAACGTTGTCGGATGATGGCGACGGAGAAGACTTGCGGTCACAGGATGGAGGATCGATTAGAAATTAGCATGACGATGATTAGGGACATGATATCCCGGGGGGTTACGCCCCCAGAGGAGGTGATGAGGCCTGAGGTGGCGGAGATTTTACTTCATTTTAGGAGTGAGTTAAGCCGGCCCCGGGAGATAGAAGACGACCGAGACACTCCATCGTCTCAGACAAATCATGGGGCCGTCGTTTAA
- a CDS encoding sulfurtransferase TusA family protein, producing MEEKFILKKVGEKRYFLDVRGGVCPYPQFLTLRALSELTQGDTLEVLLDNPPSVRDIPSALERRGYRVSEVLPLEKGVWKITVTL from the coding sequence TTGGAGGAGAAGTTCATTCTTAAAAAGGTTGGTGAGAAACGTTACTTTCTAGATGTCCGGGGAGGAGTCTGCCCGTACCCTCAATTTTTAACCTTAAGAGCGCTCAGCGAGCTTACCCAGGGGGATACGCTGGAAGTCCTTTTGGACAATCCCCCCTCTGTAAGGGATATACCATCCGCCTTAGAGAGGAGAGGATACAGAGTTTCAGAAGTTCTCCCCCTAGAGAAAGGCGTCTGGAAGATCACGGTAACCCTGTGA
- a CDS encoding phosphoadenylyl-sulfate reductase, which yields MSGENELEELKRRFEGETAEEILKWALERFHPKIALASSFGAEDVVLIDMLCRVHVNPRIFTIDTGRLPQETYVLIDRIREKYGITVEVYFPKTEDVEAMTREHGLNLFYKSFDLRVLCCNVRKVEPLTRALKNLEAWITGLRREQASSRANLAKIELDRDHGGLLKINPIADWSRKQVWSYIMENRVPYNELYDKGYSSIGCAPCTRPINSGEDERAGRWWWEEGTVKECGLHHKFRVKNKP from the coding sequence GTTGGAGGAGTTGAAGCGGAGGTTTGAAGGTGAAACAGCCGAAGAGATCTTAAAATGGGCGTTGGAGAGGTTTCATCCAAAAATAGCCCTAGCCTCAAGCTTCGGCGCTGAGGATGTGGTTTTAATCGACATGTTATGCAGGGTTCATGTAAACCCACGGATATTTACTATAGACACGGGTAGGCTACCTCAGGAAACGTACGTCTTGATCGACCGGATTAGGGAGAAGTACGGCATAACCGTAGAGGTCTACTTTCCCAAGACAGAGGATGTCGAAGCGATGACCAGAGAGCACGGCCTAAACCTATTCTACAAAAGCTTTGATTTAAGAGTTCTATGCTGCAATGTGAGGAAGGTTGAACCTCTGACGAGGGCCTTGAAAAACTTAGAGGCTTGGATAACGGGTTTAAGGAGGGAGCAGGCCTCCTCTCGAGCAAACCTTGCGAAAATAGAGTTAGATCGAGATCATGGAGGTTTGCTGAAGATTAACCCGATAGCGGACTGGTCTAGGAAACAGGTATGGAGCTACATAATGGAAAATAGGGTTCCATACAATGAGCTTTACGATAAAGGGTACTCCAGCATAGGTTGCGCTCCTTGTACAAGGCCGATTAATTCAGGGGAGGATGAAAGGGCCGGTAGATGGTGGTGGGAGGAAGGCACCGTAAAGGAATGTGGGTTACATCACAAATTTAGGGTGAAGAATAAGCCTTAG